In Quercus robur chromosome 11, dhQueRobu3.1, whole genome shotgun sequence, the sequence ggaatagctaatacaaccttttaaagaggaatagttattcctcattttgaagaatagctattcataaggaatgactattccttgtaataaaaacataaccaaactaaagaataactaaaccataggaataactattacattacagtgactattacagtctaccaaacatgtccctagttttttttttttttttttttgaaaataagaaattgaACCTAGTAATTAATAactctacccaaaaaaaaatttacaaaaaattttggcacGTCGGTTTAAATGAAAGAGGACCACATTTGCTATGAGACACATGGACCATgcagaaattaaaattttatgatatgCTAAAAGCAaagataaattattttaataggaCATAAATGAGCTATATGTATAAGTATGGGGTTTCCAAGAGCAGAGGAAATAGCAAATATTACAACTTTACAGAGTATCACAGTCACAGAGAAGCATCAAGAttgaagagagtgagagagttgggagaagaagaagTGCCAAATGGGAAGAAGCCCTTGTTGTGCTAAGGAGGGGTTGAACAGAGGTGCTTGGACAGCTCAAGAAGATAAAATTCTCACAGAATACATTAGAATCCATGGTGAAGGCAAATGGAGGAACCTTCCAAAAAGAGCAGGTAagatatatctatatattaatattctaAGACTTAAAAAGAGTGAATGACTagttcctttattttcttttagtatTTATAAGAAAGCCAAATAAAGACATGCATGCATGTGACttcttttgggatttctttgtttttctatatATGAAGCTCACATAAAAATGAAATGGTTAATTTTGTGCAGGTTTGAAAAGATGTGGGAAGAGCTGCAGGCTTCGCTGGTTGAATTATCTTAGACCAGACATTAAGAGAGGTAACATATCACCGGATGAAGATGAACTCATCATTAGGCTTCACAAGCTCTTGGGAAACAGGtttagatctctctctctctctctctctctctctctctttctccaaagaaaaagtatatatattatatggttAATAACATAAACAATCATATAacaatattgtaattttttttttattacatatataaGTGCGatagaattttataaaattgaaataaactGTTATACACTGTTTAGTTAATCATGTAACATAACAATATAGTAAATTAAGTTAATTATGAGGcagctaatatatatatttttctttaattagatGGTCTCTAATAGCTGGGAGGCTTCCAGGGCGAACAGACAATGAAATAAAGAACTATTGGAACACCAATTTAGGAAAAAGAGTTGGTGACCCTCAATGCCCTGCTCTAACTCCTAAGCATTcttatgaaaataaattgaagcaAGCATCAAAGCAGAGCAATTTATCCACGCAAGCGATCCGGACCAAAGCAATTAGATGTTCTAAGGTATTTCTCACACCACAGCCGCCAAGCCAATATGAACATTATTTTAACTCCATGGAGTTGGAGACAGTTGGGACAGGACACCAAATATTGGATATTGGTCAACTTTCCACAAATAATAAGCTTGTGGAATCCGATACATATGAAGATAATAATCATCTCAATTCGTTGGATTTCATGATGAATTTCAACATGGAGGAAGTTTGCTTGACGGATCTTCTCAGCTCAGACTTTCCAGATATGTGTGACATAACCAATTATTCCGATAACGATGCTAGAAGAAATGATTTATCATCTACTTCAGAACAACCTCTAATTCTCTCTCAACAATTGCCGCAAGATTGGACTACTAGCGATTGTGTTCAACTTCTACCCAATGTAGCTACCAATCTTCAGTCTTTGGCTTCACTTCTCGATTCCGGAGAGGAATGGCTAGCACAATAATTGAGTCAAAACTATAGGTACATGTTAATATTTTCAACTACAAGATTgtatatcttattttttttttcaaacttgtgCTGGTGTGGTCGCATTATCAATATAGTTATCCTTTCATTTCCCACTTTAGTTGTACGTGTGGACTAATCCAAACGAATGTTAAGATAGATTTCAAAGAGAATACGCAGTACTCCTGGCGTAATGAGCGCGTCCTATTGTGGGATGAGAACCTTCTGTTTGGATTGTGTGGAGACTAGCTAGGTTCAGTGCATCAGAACTGTACCAAGTCTATCATGGAGCTTGgactaaataaaaatgtttgCAATGTCATATGTCATAGGGCCAATGCTCCATACATGACAGTTGTATTGAATTGATAGA encodes:
- the LOC126706413 gene encoding transcription factor MYB1-like isoform X2, giving the protein MGRSPCCAKEGLNRGAWTAQEDKILTEYIRIHGEGKWRNLPKRAGLKRCGKSCRLRWLNYLRPDIKRGNISPDEDELIIRLHKLLGNRWSLIAGRLPGRTDNEIKNYWNTNLGKRVGDPQCPALTPKHSYENKLKQASKQSNLSTQAIRTKAIRCSKVFLTPQPPSQYEHYFNSMELETVGTGHQILDIGQLSTNNKLVESDTYEDNNHLNSLDFMMNFNMEEVCLTDLLSSDFPDMCDITNYSDNDARRNDLSSTSEQPLILSQQLPQDWTTSDCVQLLPNVATNLQSLASLLDSGEEWLAQ